The following proteins are encoded in a genomic region of Corylus avellana chromosome ca4, CavTom2PMs-1.0:
- the LOC132180118 gene encoding protein SIEVE ELEMENT OCCLUSION B-like — protein sequence MSFCYNSLMRLISAVHAHVRADEKNDADSLFVDVKNDLKHTTRTVDNALLGQEHPENLVSIDSFDPLLFRLGLEQLSYEYFLAPAQFHSSRQDVESVEIPKHVPTTLKHLHLQKYKEKISEVNKMINDVLDFSESVIELKKLSTANYIKDEQRSDIVGLISSGVYWIIITVVACTTQICCLTSEK from the exons ATGTCCTTCTGCTACAACAGTCTCATGCGTCTAATTTCTGCAGTCCATGCCCATGTTCGTGCTGACGAAAAAAATGATGCGGACTCTCTTTTCGTTGACGTCAAAAACGATCTTAAGCACACAACCCGTACTGTTGACAATGCCTTACTG GGCCAAGAACACCCGGAGAACCTGGTGTCCATAGACAGCTTCGATCCACTATTATTCAGGCTCGGACTCGAGCAACTTTCCTATGAG TATTTCCTGGCTCCTGCCCAGTTTCACTCATCACGCCAAGACGTCGAATCAGTGGAGATCCCAAAACATGTACCTACGACCTTAAAGCATTTACACCTCCAAAAATATAAGGAAAAGATTAGTGAAGTTAACAAAATGATCAATGACGTGTTGGACTTCTCGGAGTCTGTCATTGAGTTGAAGAAGCTATCTACTGCCAACTATATAAAGGATGAGCAACGCTCAGATATCGTAGGCCTTATCTCGTCGGGTGTCTACTGGATTATCATAACTGTTGTAGCTTGCACAACTCAGATATGTTGTCTCACTAGTGAAAAGTAA
- the LOC132177149 gene encoding protein SIEVE ELEMENT OCCLUSION B-like, with protein MWDRPFCYDSHMRLISQISATHGHVPADENIDADSLFVDIKNDLKHIIHTVDNALLGGQEHPENLELNVSKDSFDPLLCRLGLRQLSSEMACKALCAETAHKRTILILNKLSSYSWEAKAVLALAAFALNYKYFSVPAQLHSSRQVEIPKHVPATLKHLDLPKCKETISELNTMINDVLDFSESVFELKKLSTNNYIEDKPCSYILGRISFCVYGIIISVVACTTQMCCLTSDE; from the exons ATGTGGGACAGGCCCTTTTGCTACGATAGTCACATGCGTctaatttctcaaatttctgCAACCCATGGCCATGTTCCTGCTGACGAAAACATTGACGCCGACTCTCTTTTCGTTGACATCAAAAACGATCTTAAGCACATTATACATACTGTTGACAATGCCTTACTG GGCGGCCAGGAACACCCGGAGAACCTGGAGCTAAATGTGTCCAAAGACAGCTTCGATCCACTATTATGCAGACTTGGACTCCGGCAACTTTCCTCTGAG ATGGCATGCAAGGCTCTATGTGCGGAAACTGCACACAAAAGAACTATTTTAATACTTAACAAACTCTCGAGCTATTCCTGGGAAGCTAAGGCGGTGCTGGCACTTGCAGCTTTTGCTTTGAATTACAAGTATTTCTCGGTTCCTGCCCAGCTTCACTCATCGCGCCAAGTGGAGATCCCAAAACATGTACCTGCGACCTTAAAGCATCTAGATCTCCCAAAATGTAAGGAAACAATTAGTGAACTTAACACAATGATCAATGATGTGTTGGACTTCTCGGAGTCCGTCTTTGAGTTGAAGAAGCTATCTACTAACAACTACATAGAGGATAAGCCATGCTCATATATCCTGGGCCGTATCTCGTTTTGTGTCTACGGGATTATCATTTCTGTTGTAGCTTGCACAACTCAGATGTGTTGTCTCACCAGTGATGAGTAA
- the LOC132177146 gene encoding protein SIEVE ELEMENT OCCLUSION B-like — protein MKLNELLQTPDEIVDFFKGLIFSKDDKQSLFDGSTKEMVSVDMLKEKNILLFISSLNISSDDISTLIPIYIGIRKKDKFKIVWIPIVEQWTNYLRMQFEMLRSDMPWYIMQYFSPVAGIKFIKEEWHFDNEPIVVELNSQGDVKNKDALDLIREVGMDALVASRGRGWYIPETAFSNARGPHENDVCTFYCGGNDTKWIQQFCKKFNVVAEDPLIAEAEHIFIKLHFVGKDTKQRRIDEDIQELLRPFKKERRWAMFMNGFNEVINKDGATIVAFLERFEQWKGNVRRRGIETCFKLVPCHQHQRQ, from the exons ATGAAATTGAATGAACTTTTACAAACACCAGACGAAATCGTGGACTTTTTCAAGGGGTTGATTTTTTCCAAGGATGATAAGCAGTCTCTTTTTGATGGTTCCACCAAGGAAATG GTTAGCGTTGACATGCTGAAAGAGAAGAATATTCTATTGTTCATTTCAAGCTTGAACATCTCCAGTGATGACATCTCGACTTTGATTCCAATTTATATTGGAATAAGGAAGAAGGACAAGTTCAAAATTGTATGGATCCCAATTGTGGAGCAGTGGACCAATTACCTGCGAATGCAATTTGAGATGTTGCGGTCTGATATGCCATGGTACATAATGCAATACTTTTCACCAGTAGCAGGAATCAAGTTCATTAAGGAGGAGTGGCACTTTGATAATGAGCCTATTGTCGTGGAGCTGAACTCGCAAGGGGATGTCAAAAACAAAGATGCACTCGACTTGATTCGGGAAGTCGGAATGGATGCACTAGTTGCAAGTAGAGGTAGAGGTTGGTATATTCCGGAGACGGCTTTCAGCAATGCACGTGGACCTCATGAA AATGACGTTTGCACTTTCTACTGTGGAGGCAACGACACAAAATGGATCCAACaattttgcaaaaaatttaatgttgtGGCTGAGGATCCATTGATAGCTGAAGCTGAacacattttcataaaattgcattttgttGGAAAAGACACCAAACAGAGGCGTATTGACGAGGATATTCAAGAGTTATTGCGTCCCTTCAAGAAGGAGCGTAGATGGGCCATGTTCATGAATGGTTTTAATGAGGTAATCAATAAAGATGGGGCGACAATTGTGGCCTTCTTGGAGAGATTTGAACAGTGGAAGGGGAATGTGCGAAGGAGAGGCATAGAGACTTGCTTCAAACTGGTCCCCTGCCATCAACATCAACGTCAATGA
- the LOC132177145 gene encoding UPF0481 protein At3g47200-like yields MSAIWSLLNRFLRQSPSVVEIQHIDEYDRESLVIDITQMLQRAQPLSSPEHAPCIYKVPDPLRKLNEEAYTPQIISIGPFHHGNKKLQTMEKYKESYLKGFVDRADSAGIGIEILIRAIEISEQRVRQSYAETIPLCRYDFVKMVLMDASFIVELFYRNWPETSEWTPDDYIIQKPWLAYRMQLDFMLLENQLPFFIIKELFDLAFASQTNLPSFIELTFHYFSCYNRQGLLPDPDLNILHFVDLLRKFYLPAPPRTLPRRRPAIVPYMYAATQLDEVGLKFEVNPSSKCLLDLHYEEGVLKIPRFTLDDYTELYARNLMALEQCHYQHRGYITDYFQMLDLLIKSEKDVDLLSREGIVVNGLGHNDATFINNLGTGIVYSTMSCYYLKICDNLKKFYENPSHGWIASLRRDYFRTPWMAASTIAAVILLILTLIQAVCSIIAV; encoded by the coding sequence ATGTCTGCTATCTGGTCTCTGCTGAACAGATTTCTCAGACAATCACCAAGTGTAGTGGAAATTCAACACATAGATGAATATGACCGTGAAAGTTTGGTAATTGATATCACACAAATGCTACAGAGAGCACAGCCTCTCTCATCACCTGAACATGCACCTTGTATCTACAAGGTTCCGGATCCCCTTCGCAAATTGAACGAAGAAGCCTACACTCCTCAGATTATTTCAATAGGGCCCTTTCACCATGGTAACAAAAAATTGCAAACCATGGAAAAGTATAAAGAGAGTTATCTCAAGGGATTCGTGGACCGGGCAGACAGTGCAGGGATAGGCATTGAGATTTTAATACGCGCTATAGAGATTTCGGAGCAACGTGTTCGTCAATCTTATGCGGAGACTATTCCACTTTGCAGGTATGATTTTGTGAAAATGGTCTTGATGGATGCGAGCTTCATTGTTGAGCTTTTTTACAGAAATTGGCCGGAAACATCAGAATGGACACCGGACGACTACATAATACAAAAGCCATGGTTGGCTTATAGGATGCAGCTGGACTTTATGTTACTTGAAAATCAActtcctttctttattattaaagAATTATTTGACCTTGCATTTGCATCTCAGACAAACTTACCTTCCTTCATTGAGCTTACCTTTCACTACTTTAGCTGTTACAACAGGCAAGGATTGCTTCCCGATCCTGATCTAAATATATTGCACTTTGTTGATTTgcttagaaaattttatttgcCAGCTCCTCCCCGAACGCTACCAAGAAGAAGACCAGCAATAGTACCGTATATGTACGCTGCAACCCAACTGGATGAGGTGGGATTGAAGTTTGAGGTGAATCCTTCAAGCAAATGCTTGCTTGACCTACATTATGAGGAGGGAGTATTAAAGATCCCACGTTTTACCTTGGATGATTAcacagagctttatgctcgaaATCTCATGGCTTTGGAGCAATGTCACTATCAGCATAGGGGATATATTACCGATTATTTTCAAATGTTAGATCTCCTTATTAAGAGTGAAAAAGATGTAGATTTACTTAGTCGGGAGGGGATCGTGGTTAATGGGCTAGGTCACAACGATGCAACTTTCATCAACAATCTAGGCACAGGTATCGTATATTCAACCATGAGCTGCTATTACTTGAAAATTTGTGACAATTTGAAAAAGTTCTACGAGAATCCTTCGCATGGTTGGATTGCTTCCTTGAGACGAGATTATTTTCGCACTCCTTGGATGGCCGCTTCTACCATAGCTGCTGTTATCTTGTTGATCCTCACTTTGATACAAGCTGTATGCTCTATTATCGCTGTATAA